Genomic DNA from Rhodothermales bacterium:
GCGGACACAACCTGAAAGGTGATGCGCTGACGATTCCCCTCGGGACTTTCGTAGCGGTTACCGGTGTCTCCGGGTCGGGAAAATCCACACTTGTCAATCAAACACTTTACCCGGTTCTGGCGAAGCTTTATCACCGATCGCAGGAAATAGCCCTCCCTCATGAGTCCCTCGAGGGAACGGAGCACATCGACAAAGTCATTGACATCGATCAGAGTCCGATTGGACGTACGCCACGCTCGAATCCCGCCACATACACGGGGCTCTTCACGAACATTCGCGATCTGTTTGCCCTGCAGCCGGAGTCCCAGATACGAGGGTACAAGCCGGGCCGGTTCTCATTCAATGTGAAAGGAGGCAGGTGTGAGACGTGTCGCGGGGCCGGCATCATCAAGCTCGAAATGAACTTCCTGCCCGACGTCTACGTCGAGTGTGAGACGTGCAAGGGCAAGCGTTACAACGCGGAAACCCTGGAGGTGCGACACCGCGGATGCAGTATCGCCGATGTGCTGGACATGACCGTTTCCGAGGCGCTGGAGATCTTCAAGAATGTCCCTCGAATCGAACGAAGACTCCGAACCCTGAATGCCGTCGGACTGGGATACATCCGTCTGGGCCAGCAGGCTACGACGCTTTCAGGCGGTGAGGCTCAGCGAGTAAAACTGTCGAAGGAGTTGTCGCGGCCCGGCACGGGTAGCACGCTGTACATCCTCGATGAGCCGACTACCGGCCTCCACTTCGAAGACATCCGCAATCTGCTGCACGTGCTGCAGGCACTTG
This window encodes:
- a CDS encoding ATP-binding cassette domain-containing protein encodes the protein GELGGHVMGSSKPGRLPLRRNGAVSLTTAYLKGRRTIGVPAERRAGSGRRLILKGARGHNLKGDALTIPLGTFVAVTGVSGSGKSTLVNQTLYPVLAKLYHRSQEIALPHESLEGTEHIDKVIDIDQSPIGRTPRSNPATYTGLFTNIRDLFALQPESQIRGYKPGRFSFNVKGGRCETCRGAGIIKLEMNFLPDVYVECETCKGKRYNAETLEVRHRGCSIADVLDMTVSEALEIFKNVPRIERRLRTLNAVGLGYIRLGQQATTLSGGEAQRVKLSKELSRPGTGSTLYILDEPTTGLHFEDIRNLLHVLQALVDKGNTVLVIEHNMDVVKVADYVVDLGPAGGEAGGQIMFSGTPEQLATENSATGQVLNQELQRSQIVDETQEMQFSLEDLRVDDDDPEPEVIEEEEQEEDELVS